The Metabacillus schmidteae genome includes a region encoding these proteins:
- the smpB gene encoding SsrA-binding protein SmpB, with amino-acid sequence MPKGMGKALAQNKKANHDYAIEETFEAGIVLQGTEIKSIRNGRVNLKDSYARIERGEVFLLNMHVSPYEQGNRYNHDPLRTRKLLLKKREIAKLIGATKEEGYALVPLKMYVKNGYAKVLIGLGKGKKKYDKREDLKKKEAKRDIERAFRERQKM; translated from the coding sequence ATGCCTAAAGGAATGGGAAAAGCATTAGCGCAAAATAAGAAAGCTAATCATGATTACGCCATTGAAGAAACATTTGAAGCCGGCATTGTCCTTCAAGGAACAGAAATTAAATCGATTCGTAATGGTCGTGTTAACTTAAAGGATTCTTACGCACGAATTGAACGTGGTGAGGTTTTCCTGCTTAATATGCATGTCAGTCCTTATGAACAAGGAAACCGCTATAACCATGATCCATTAAGAACAAGAAAACTATTATTAAAGAAACGAGAAATCGCCAAACTAATTGGAGCCACTAAAGAAGAAGGCTATGCACTTGTCCCATTAAAGATGTACGTCAAAAATGGCTATGCAAAAGTGTTAATTGGTCTTGGAAAAGGGAAAAAGAAATACGACAAACGTGAAGACCTTAAGAAGAAGGAAGCAAAACGTGATATTGAACGTGCCTTTAGAGAACGCCAGAAAATGTAG
- a CDS encoding DUF3231 family protein: MTGDKDLNPMNVIKPLNIYTKILDETQPLTTFEMGKLWATYMGNSMSIQILSYFLQHCDDEDIRLLLENGLALSKDFKQRIEDFFKKDNFPIPIGFTEDDVNLGAPRLYADEFYPHYLKYAAKAGMSLYSVAVPLVMREDIREFFIYCNQCATVLLGQINNVLMEKKFIANPPIIPTPDGIDRIGKQSYLNGFMGDVRPLQALEIIHLWDNIENNTTSKALLFGFCQIVKDEKIKALFNRGLDMTEKSVKQYKEKMHIAHIQSPAYLDHLVTTSTYPPFSDKIMLFHKVDMFSMKIRSFGNSLAVTARRDLNMLYARTLVNIGLFVDDGMNILIDKGWLESPPQAQDRG; the protein is encoded by the coding sequence ATGACCGGAGATAAAGATTTAAATCCAATGAATGTGATAAAACCATTAAATATATATACGAAAATATTAGATGAGACCCAACCATTAACAACTTTTGAAATGGGGAAACTTTGGGCTACGTATATGGGAAACAGTATGTCAATTCAAATCTTAAGTTATTTTCTTCAACACTGCGATGATGAAGATATAAGATTGCTTTTGGAGAATGGTTTAGCCTTATCAAAGGATTTCAAGCAGAGGATAGAAGATTTTTTTAAGAAAGATAACTTCCCCATACCTATAGGATTTACCGAAGATGATGTTAATCTTGGTGCACCTCGTTTATATGCTGACGAATTTTACCCTCATTATTTAAAATATGCTGCTAAAGCAGGGATGAGTCTTTACTCAGTAGCAGTTCCATTGGTCATGAGGGAGGATATAAGGGAGTTTTTTATTTACTGTAATCAATGTGCGACCGTTCTTTTAGGACAAATTAATAATGTTTTAATGGAAAAGAAATTTATTGCAAACCCTCCTATCATTCCAACACCAGATGGAATTGATAGAATCGGTAAACAAAGCTACTTAAATGGATTTATGGGAGATGTCAGACCATTACAGGCACTAGAAATCATTCATCTTTGGGATAACATAGAGAATAACACAACAAGTAAGGCATTATTATTTGGATTCTGTCAGATAGTGAAAGACGAAAAAATAAAAGCGTTGTTTAATAGAGGGTTAGATATGACTGAAAAATCTGTAAAGCAATATAAGGAAAAAATGCACATTGCACATATTCAATCACCGGCGTACTTAGACCATTTAGTTACTACATCTACATACCCACCTTTTTCCGATAAAATCATGCTGTTTCATAAAGTGGATATGTTCTCAATGAAGATAAGGTCATTCGGAAACTCACTTGCAGTAACTGCTAGAAGAGATCTAAATATGTTGTATGCAAGAACTCTTGTAAACATTGGTTTATTTGTTGACGATGGTATGAATATCTTAATTGATAAAGGGTGGTTGGAATCACCTCCGCAAGCTCAAGATAGAGGTTAG